The stretch of DNA AATAGATCAAATTATTCCTgataatttgcatttatttgtccTTAGGAGCAGTGAATTCAGATTTTCTGTCCATTTTTCATTATGCCTTTTTCATTCATCCTACTGATTTCATTCGTCATTTTTCTACTTGTTTTAAGTTCTGATTGAGTTCAACATCGTCTTTAGTCTCAGCTAAGCTAAgctaattttctgttttctacaaaTTTGCCTGCTTGACCAGGCCCCTTCTTTTCCACATCATTAATAAACAATTATGAAGATACAGATCAGGACTCATGTCATGTTGAACACTGACCATCTGTTGCCAGCATACCTTTTTTCCATAGTCTCTGAACCATGACTAATGTTACTTCTCTATCCATGACAaccttttgcatttgcatttctagCCACTGTTAAGAGGTAGCATCAAAGGCTTTTTGAAAGACCAAATAAATTCTGTGAGCTACTTTTCTTCATCAGCTAAATCACAAACATACTACAAAAATCAGTTAGATAAAGCAAATCAGAGAGGCATGGTTTTCTTTGAAGGAAACTGGTTAAATTATTCAGCACAGTGGGATGCCAGTTGTGATTTTCAGTTATCCCTTAAGATAATTTATCCAACCAGCTTACTGGTGCTGGCTTATTGGTGCTTTTATTGTGTTGCTCTTTAATTTGTTAGTATTTATTGGCAGTTCATCTCTTTACAATCACTCTATGAGACTATCCTTACTAAAAAGTTACAAATTAAAAGTACTATGTAAGAATCTAAATTCTGTTGTCATTGTTGCTGGCAGAGTATGACTGTATTCTCTGGTAAAGTTTGatgtaatgaaataaattaacttCCCTTAAAGACCTTTCTCTTCAGCTATGCTTGCTATTTAATAGTTCAGCTGGACCTCTGGTTCACCTGCAGCTTTGATTCTGTTATTTGTCTACTAAGCATTGTAGTAATGCATTGTTCTGTTGACTCTcttgaacttcttttttttttttgccccttgaaaaaaataaaagccctgaTTGACTTCAATAGCTGCTTGGATTCTGTCATTTCACCACAATGGgctttttctgcctctctctgctctTGCTGAAGGCTATACATGTCTTCTGTTTTGGGGTAGAATTACACAAGTCATCTCCGTATGGAGGCTAATAATTGTATTATACTCATGACTGATTTCAGTAAGTTTAGATTAGCTCCTTTTTTGTTCAAAGAATCTCTTTTCTAAAATTGACCTTTACCACCTTTGTTTTAAGTGAATATTCCCGGAGTTAATAAAATAAACTATATATTGTTacggttgtttttgttttgaagacaAGTTCTCATCTGACTGTGAAGTCCCATTTTTGGGTGTATTCTTCTATCCACAGGGTGACATATGTCAGATTAACTAGAGGTTGTTCTTTCCTGGTTTCTCTTTGCTTAATGGGATATAAAGTTCATTAAACCAGCATatattccttaaaatatttttttccattgtaagTATTTACTATGATGTGTCAACTGAAATCACAGTTCTTTACGTTAGACTTAAAGGAGTCTTTGCACTGTGTAATTTCAATATTTGGAGTGTTTGTGTGTTGAACCAGACACCTCGTGCATCTTTAGAAAAAATAGGTTTATAAATTTAGACATAAAGCTTCTCTCCATGTAGTACAGGAGCTCTTAGATCTTGTGGTTATGGAACATGAAATATGCACAGTTGACTGGAGTGAAGAAACGTGGCTGAATGTAGGCTGAAAGGGCAAAATTACTTGGAATCTCATAATGCATGGATCTTGAGATTGGAAACTCTTGCAGGAAGAAATATATATGGGGACTACAGTAATATTTACATATGCTGTGGAGGCACAGCTACTGTGGTTGATGtcttatttctgatattttttttcctcagatgcTGCTACAAAAATTTGGAGGACTTGGGTCTTGAATTATCATTTCCTGAGACCAACAGCTCCTTGATTCTAGTGAGgaaagtgccactgtgttttatAGAAAGAGAAGCCAATGAATTACGACGGAAAAGACAACCTGTCACCAAAAGCATTGTGGAGGTCAGCTGTGGATATGGGTGAAATTGTGATACTGGGTCTTATTCTGTGTTAATAGCCCAGGGTATTAGAGTATCTCTGTTATGAGGGAGACAATGAAGTCCCTTGGCAAATGTGGGTGCCATCCCTTTTAGTAGCTAAAAACTCCCACAACTGAAATCCCTGAACTATAACAGAAACTATAGGAGACTGTTTCAGAATTTGACTGGTGGAGAAGCTAAGAAAAATAGTATATAGTACAGATATTTCAACAGTTTACTGCTCATGAATGCTTGAATGAACAGTAAAATGATTAATATTGCCgatacagaaatattatttgttAGAATTTAAAGTTGTTTTCATGAATTCTCTATGTGGGCAGTGCAGCTTTCTAAAAGCTGCTGTTCCAGATGTTGTGCGGTTTGAGGAAGAAATTGCTGAACAGATTACTTGCAGTTTCCATTGTAAATAATTCCCCGCAGTCATAACTACTTCAAGGACTCCttaaaaattgtttctggagTACCATATTCAGCCACTAGGCTGAGCCATTGTGAATCAGTCCAGTCTTGCCATCCATCTCTTCTgatatgaaaagaagaaacagagaagatGATTCATctgattaaattttcttttccaaccTTGCTATAATCTGGAAGAACTCAAAATGCACTATCCTGGTGTGATTTGGGAGCCAAGAGCACTAAAAGTGGTGGAGGAGGGTATCAGGTCTGTGCCTCACAAGCACTTATTCTTAGCTGATGCCTCAAGATCTCCTGAGTGTTTTGGCAGATCTCTTCTgcaatcctttttattttcattaggaCTGGTAGCACCCATTCATGATTGATTATGAATTCATTGCATTTGAGACATCATAAATTAAATCCACATGGACTATTATCCAAAGAAGAAAGGGCAGCTACGCAAAGATAACATGCATTCATTGCACTCTGAGGTATAAGAAGGGCAGCTACGCAAAGATAACACGCATTCATTGCACTCTGAGGTATAAGACTTCCATTATACCCATTCTACAGATAGGAAACTGATGCAGAGAAAAACTAAGTGATTAGTCTATAGTCTGGTAAGATAGTTGTGAGAGGTCAGGACTTGCACCTAGATCTTTCACACTGTGGTCAGTGTACTAGCAACAGAGCATTTTTCCTGGTTCTGGCAGTTACACAGTAAATTATACACAGATGGGGACAAAGCAGAGTATGGGCAATGAAAGGGAGAAATAGCAACTGATGATACTACCTTTTTCTTTGCAGGAGCTTATTCAAGAACAAGTTGAGGTGAGTTACTGTCTGCTTCTAAAGTTGACTATAACAATGCAAAGCTTACTGCATGAACGAAAGGGAGTAAGTGTGTTAAGCCTCAAATGAGAGAGGTGGACTAGATAATCCActagtttttcctcattttagtttttttttgtgttacagtttttcctttttctcatatTAAATGGAAAGTGAGATGATGTTCCCTTAATACTTTTAGCTAGTGCAGACCACAGGAAGAGGAGCACGAGGGACACTGCCTCTGACGTTTCTGAAGGTGTTAGCTTCCCAGGCCTGTCATGGTAGGGAaactgtacttttcttttttttttttttttttttttttaaacctttctgtCTCTACACAATATCCACCCTGGGGCAGTGGTTTCAGAATGTATTTGCAGGAATTCCAGGATTACAGGCTGTGTGTTTCATAGGGATGAGGAGATAATGGTCTTTTCATGGACAGCACTGTGAAGGATAGCAATACTGCTCTGATTTACTCATGTATGGGCCTAATGTACTTTCCAACCCTCAGATGAAACACAGATAGAATACAGTTCTGAGATGCAGTCATCCCTGTAAGCTCTAAACCATCCAAATAGCAGCTCTGTGATGGGTCAAGGGGAGGTCCTGGAATCTGCTTTAAAGCAAGCAGGAAAGAAGACTTAGACATTCTTcccaaaaagcattttttatttcatataggTATCAAAAGTGCTAGTTTAAGTGTGCCTGTGACCTTTCAAGTATTTTTGGAAGGAGTGCAGTAAGAATTTACATCTTCTAAGGGACTATGGCTTACCAGCACCTGGAAATGAGCAGACCTTACAAGTGTAGACTGCAGTAGCTCTAGCCTCTTGTGGCAGTTCCTGTGCCACATACAGTATTAACAAGATTACGCTGAAGAGGTAAATGTGAACCAAAAGCATCCATTTTCACTGAGTGTCACTGCATTCTACAAATGGCAGacaatatatatattattttatatctaAAACAAGTCCCATGGCTGAAAGGCAGACTGGAGAGCAGATGGTCTTGTGCATCTGTGAAGGGTAAAGATTGCAAACACCTGTGAAATGACTCCCTAATGTTCTGCTTGGATTTCCTCTGGATGCCATTAAGTGCTCACTTGTGAGGAAGGACTTAGTGGCAGGGCTAGCATTTGCTCTTGGAACTGATGCCTGTTAGTGGCAGGCACATAGAACTGATAAAGCCTATGGAACTGATATTAGCTGTCATCTTGGTTTAATACTTTTTGATTTGTGAACTGGTTGCATCTTCAgctgcaacacacacacacaaaaaaaagaagaaaaaaaagcccatttGCCTCTTGCAATGTCATCTGAAAAGCCAAAAACTAATCATTTTACCATCCATCAGACTTGGGTTAGATGAAAGTTTAGGCCATGGAAAGCTGATCCTTATGCAGCAGGCTGGTTAATTGAGCTAAGCCCTAAGGCCGCCTTACTGCAGCCTTTGGGCTGCCTTTGCAGCCTCCCAGCTAGTCTTTGGGAGCTGCCTTGTTTTCTGTGAAAACCACAGCTGTGGAGGGAAGTCCGCTGGGTGGTTTGAAGTCTCTTTGGCAGCATGTGTGAGAAGTTGTATCTTTTTTTCAGGAGCTATTAAGTTTAATGAGCGTTTGACCATGGAGGAGAGCTGCAGGCTTATTGAAGCTTTGTCATCTTGCCAGCTGCCTTTCCAGTGTGCTCATGGAAGACCTTCCATGATGCCTCTTGCAGACATAGACCATctacagcaggaaaagcaggtaCTGTTCAGGACACAGACATGCCTCTGATAATCCACACTCTGGATTATCAGAGGGATTTCATGTATGCGTGGGTTAGCACTACAATGGACCAATTTGAAACCATCACCACTGGCTGTATCTTACTTGAATTTTTACATAGCTGTTaccaataaaataaaacttcagaacaTTAAACCACTGTCCTGCAAACACTTATGACAAGATCCTTGCTAATTTCATTTGAATGGTCATATTGACTTGAATGGGGTCTACTAGTCATTAAAGTTAAGCATATATTTAAAGTGTTTGCAGTTTTTAAGGGTAAAACTTGGAAAACTTGTAAATTCTTATATTCTACTAGTGGCAAAGATGCTGATTAAACAAACGCCTACTTCCCCAAAGTTTAAGACAGTATAAAatggggaaaagcaaagaaatagcaacatttaaataaaaaaaaatcattactccTTCCTTTttgctattactattattatgatATATTAAGTTATGAAATTGGATACTGTTGAAAGTCACGTGGAACTTTtaattagatattaaaaaaacttgGGAATGACCGTATTAGAGCAAAGAGTATGGAGACATTGAAGTTAATTTACTTAGTTATGATTTAGTGCTGCTTAAtttttctccctccagcctaAACCTAATTTGGCTAGACTGCGGAAGATGGCACGAGCGTGGcacctatttggaaaaaaaaagaccctaaTCAAAAAAAGTTAAGACTGTAAGATGCAACCACTAGAAGTGCTGGTATGATCCAGGTCCCTCTGTTGTTAGACAACGATACCCTGTGTGGAGCGAAGTTTCTGAGCCAGCACAGTCACCAAAGTTCTGCTCCCAGTACTGACCTAAGAAGCAGAGACCAGCCAGGAGAACATGGCCAGAGGAGGCCACCCTTGTAGCCTGCACAAGCATCTTCAACATTAAGGGGTTACATTGTAAGCCTGGGCCTTATGTTGGTGTTTGACTGTTGGAGGCAAGAAGTTGCAGCCACTTGCAGTTACTGAAGTGCTTTTTCTCTGCAAGCACAGCATGATTCTGTGTAAGAGAGGAGACTttcaattaatgtattttatagtGCTTTGAAAACAGGGAggtatttattaataaaattaacaCTAAATGTTCCTTGAGCTCATAGCAGCGGTTGGAATGAGGACCAACCAGCTTCATAGTGTATATATAGGCCAACTTAGgatcaaaaaacatttttatttaactagGCCATGAATGACACACTCAGCTGTTTCTCCAGCTCCCTGCAGTTTGCATTCTTGAGTGACAGATTTCTAAATCCTAGCATAGCCCCACATTCTCAGGGTACAGAAACATACCCCCACAGAAATAACTAAATAGCCCACAGCATTTTTTACAATAGGCAGACTTTTTTTTATGAGTTCCAGTTCTATTTTGTGTCTCAGTCCAAGGTAGAGTAGAGTTTATTTCAGAAGAGTAAAAGAAGATGACATTTTTGTTTAATCACAGACATCCAACTTACTTAAAACCAAATCAGAAAGATACTGACATCTGCtgaatcaaaagcaaaacaaggagtGGAAACTACTTTCATCTGATGATTTAACTGTGGTGTAGTGTATGCCACACATTGATAGAAGGGACTAAGGGAAAGTGATCTGACTGACCTGCAAGACCCTGAGATTTCCAAGATGTTCCATGCTGCCCCTCACAAAAATCAAGACCTTTCCAAATGAGACAAGATGACCACCCAAGAAGAATAATCACAGTCACTCAACTAGTACAGGAGAAGAGCCTCAGACTACAATAAGTGAAGCAAGAGCTCGAGCTCTGCCTTCTGACACAGTGGTGAACAAGCTAGCTGGTGGGACTTCTGAAGGTCTGCCTTTCATCAAGGATGGAATTTTTCTTCTAGCATTGTCCAAAAAGCTGGTTTGTATTTCAGCAACTCACCAAAAATTGTCAGAAAACTCTACCAAAGAAATCCATTTTGAAGACAACTGCCAATATATTCCTATCACACTCATATATGAAAGCACACCTTAAAGCCTGCTACTGCATCATAGGTGCAGGCAACTCACTACACTGGTAAAAATCCTGctagttaaagaaacaaaataagtgTATATGGAAAACATGCTTAATAGTGAGATCACTGTAAGCAGCCTTTATTGCAGCATACTTTGAATTAATAGCTTAGATGCCCCAGAGTTACACATATACCTTGCTGTTTCAAAATCAAAGTGGGTTAGCAGCTCCATGTGGCTTCTAACACAGCAGAGAAATCAAAACCTGTACAAAAGCTCTGCCTTCTGTTGCTTTTGGGTAGGAAAGACACTGCTGAGCAAATTCCCCACAGCAATTTGTCTTTGCAACGTACACTTTAATTAGCTGTTGTATCTTTCTAAAGAGAAAGATAGGAAGAGTCTGGAGAGTGACGTGCTTCACTGCATTAGAGTTCATAGTCATCTGGATGGTAGAGCTCACTCATGAGGCGGTAGATGTAGGAAGGTGCGTTACCCCCAATGTTAGAAATGAAGAGAGTAATGAGCTCTGGAGGGACGTAGTCAAACACTGGGCAGTGAACATTGATCTTTGCCAGGATCTCCCCTGTAAAGTGAACAGCAGCAATATTAGACAAAGCAACTCAAAGTATATTTAGCCTTCTGCACATCTTCCTGAGCCCCTGAAGAAACTGGCTATGCACATGCCACCCTGAAGTCAGTACTGAAACATCCTGAATACTTTCCAACTTCCTCACTGATGTCATTGAATTACAGGTATACAGCAGTCTTGGATGAATGGCAGCACTCTCTTTTGGTAGTTTTTACTGATAAAAACCCCAGATCCCCTCTGATGTAGATTTACTAATTGCCAAAAAACCTGCCAGTATGTAATTAGAATACAAGAATCCTGATGCTGCCAAAgttgttatttaaagaaaagctcAGAAGGTCAAAATCAAAAACCTATGCCAAACCTGGtatcttcatttaaaaagtcTTTGTCACATAGAAACAGGGCTTTGAAAGAGACTTAGCTATCTGAAAATGGACTTGGGAGCTGACACCTTTCTGAAGATGGTGCTTGTGTGGGAAGCCCATGGCAGAGATACTGGATTTCAACAAGTTGATCACATAACAAAGTTTCAAGAAGTTAACATGAGTTGTAGGAAGGAAAGGAATCTGCCCTTGGTGTTGGGCATCTGCTCTGTCCCACAGGAAACCACCGCCTGCCTGGCACCATTACCACAATCCTATAATAAAACACTGACTATTTCAGAGCAAAAGCAAAAGTGCAGAGATGGCATTCAAAGGAAATCCTTTCTATGTCCTTTCTGTAATAGAAAGTTACTTATAAATTAGGGTGGTTCCCAGCACTTTTTTCTGCTTAAGACAACAGGAAAGGATTTTCTGTCTTGGGTTACAGGACAGTTTAAATTTTATGTAAGCcactaaaaaaagtttaaattacaGCCTGAACCAGCTTGACTAGCCTGTGTGAAGAACCAGTACCTTCTGTGAATGGCAGCACTTCCTGTGGTGACACAAACTTGTGGAATGAATCTTCTTCATTAGGGAACTGAATGAGAAAGATTACAggaaggtcaggaaaaaaaaagagactaccTCATTAGCCTAGTGAAAACAGATCCTGGGTGCTGGAAGGAACtaaaagcagaggaagatgacTTGCCAGGTGATACTACATCTGTTTACAATAATTATGTAGTGCCTGTGCCTAGAACCTCTGTAACATCTACAGGTGCAAGGTTTTTCCTCAGAGCTTTTAGAACCTTCTATAACCTGGCTGCCCTTCTGCAAAGCCTAGGGAACTGGAGCAGAGGAGTGACTTCCTCAGTCTGCAACTTCATCTGACAATAATGAAAAAGTGCTGAGTGTAAGAAACAGTTTAGAGCATCTCCATCTACCTCTGTCAGTATACAGGATCTTTCAACAATACAAATTCAAATCCACTATGGTTAAAGAAGAGTAAGTATAGTGATGTCAGTCTCTCATAGGCAGTGGTCTACATCCTTATACCCAATGCACTGCTTACTCAGCACATGTGGCAGAGGAGGGTGCTTCAAGGAGATCCTGAGGTGTGGCAGATTTGGGTGAGGATCTCCTATCTGAAGTAACAACACTCAATGGGGGAAGACGGGGTGCTCTCCACCCTAAACTTCCACAAGCATAAAATCAGCCCCCATCTCTATGTAAAGCAGGTGCAGTCCTGAAGAGCTGCTGTACTTACCTGCGGTGAAAGCTTGAACATGGGGGCACACACGATGAGTGGAGTGGAGTGGTGTTTAGCTGCCAGTGCCAGAGTGTGAGTCCCACTCACAGCAATCAGGGCGCCATTGGCCAGGATTGTCTTTGTACCGATGATGACCTTAAAAGGCAAATCAGCATTAAATAGCATGTTCCACAGCAAACTGGGGAAGAAACGCTTCCTGGCTTGGACCCTGCCGGATGAGCTGGAGGAGGAGTTTGTCAGAACAGCCAGCCAGCCAAAGGCTGGAGTTACAGGGCAGCTGGATGCCTAACCTGTTTCATCTGGCAGTGACTCTGCACTGAGACGTTCCTCTCTAACAAGAGTTGACTCCAGCATGGTGAGGCCAGCACAGAGAACTTCAGAGGACAAATGTATCTTCTACTGCAGGGAACACCAAGCAGAAACTGGGCTGTGTTCCCTGTTGTTCTACAAGCCTGCAAAGTAAGCTTTGTACAAGTAACTTGACTGCTGGCTGCAACAATTCCCTTGCTGTAAAACGGGAATAATGTAAAGAGCttaaaatacatagaaaagaaGTGGTGTGGCTGGATTTTATtataagtacttttttttttttggtttggtgtgcCAAGTCTTCATCTCTATAAAAGTACAGAACAGGTCTGTTTGAAAAGACACACCTTGGCGATTCCCTTCACCACCCATCTTGTGTTCCACACAAGGGGAATTTCTCCCCTTTGGAAATGCTGGGGTTTGTTccatcttgttaaaaaaaaaaaaaaaaaaaaaagttaatcgtTTGAGGCTCTCCTGGCTTGGTTTTTTGTAACTGTTCTGCCTGTTAGCCACTAAGGCAGAAAAACCTATCACCATGCAGTTAGTCATCACACTGACTTGGGGTTCCACATTGAATCTCCACCCCAGCTGTAAATAGGGActatttttcagtgaagaaacacaTCCATCACTGCTGGGACCTGCAGCTGGTTTGAAATCTGCTATGGACTCCCTCCTCCAGCAGAGCTCTCCTTACCTTGTTGACTCGAGACATGACAGCAAAAATAGCTGCATCACTCATAACAGTAGTTTCAATGTTCTCTTTAGACAGACGGACAGCCATTTCATGACCCTAAAAAGAGGGAGAATCCAATTGGTCCCCTGCGACATAGGTCCTGCAATGCAGTTGCAGAGATATTAGCACTCAATTCTTGTCTGAACCACAAAAATACCAAGTGATAGAACACAAATACAGCCCTCCGACTGAAGGACACTGGGTAGGAGAACGAGCTGTCTTCAATCTCTCCACTGCAGAGGAACTTCTGTAATGTTCAGCTTGCCTCCAGAGACAAGAGTTCAGCAGGAACGCGCAGGACAACATGGCACCTGGAGCAGACAGACAGCTCGGGCCTCACCTGGCAGAATGGCGCACACTCCGCCACGATAACTTGGAATTTCCGCTTGCGggcagcttccttcaggaagGCCTCAACGGTGCGCGAGTAGCCAATTGTCATGATCACCTCATTGGAATGGATGTGCTCCAGCGCCTGCATAGCGATGTTATCAGTGGTGCCCTCTGTAACAGAAGGAAGCCATGTGTGGAAAAGCAGCCAGGAAAAGGAACACTTGTGCTGCTAGGGCTGTCCTCCAACAAAGTCATTTTTTACTAAAGCAATGCTATGAGCACTGGTAAAGCGGGAGCAGCTTTTCTCCCTGTTATTTTTACCAGTGGAGAGGGACCAAGAAGCTGGCCCCCAAATGCCCTGTGCTCCCCAGCTACAGATAGAAAAACCTGTATTGAAAACTCCATCACGAGGGGAGTAGATTGTATCAGCACTACTCCAGATAACCACCAGGCCCATACAACAACTAGTGACAGAATTCAATGGTTTTACAGTTCAACAGCACTAGAACCACGTAGAAAAGAGAGGCAGGACAACCTGGGCCTCAGAAGGAGAGTTGGGTGCCTCATCTGTCATAAGGtcgcagaaaaagaaaaacatatcacAGTGCTTTGTGACAAGGGCCAGGTTATACGTGCACAGGGATTAAGTCCAACCTTGGCATATTTTTGATACTCTTCTTCAGAGGACTCAGCTCAAGACTTCCCAGAAGACCAAGAGCACAGGCCAATAGCCTCCCATACTGTTCCCTCCGCAATGTTCCACCCGTCTCCCTGTAAGCCAAAGAGGACTTAGTTTAAGTCCTGGGAACAGCAGGACTTCAGCTCCTTAGTTCCTTCAGATTCAGCCTTCCAGAGCCTTGCTATTTTCTTTCCACCTAAAGAGGAGGGGGAAGCATCTGTCCCATCCCATAAGAAGCTCCACTCATGGGGCAGTTCAGCCCCATCCACACCTAGCGGTTCAGACCCATCCGTACCTAGCTCTATTAGCAGCTCATTAATAGCTTCAATAACATTAGCTCTGAGGGGAGGATAAGGGGTGCTGAAATCCTCGCTCAGTCCTCCAGAAGTCAGGAGTTTGTGCAGGGATTCTTGCTGGTCGCTTTCCTCACTGCGCCCGTGAAGCCTGCGGAGAGAAGCAGCCCTTCAGCCTTGGGAGAGAGCACAGGGGCATGGCCAGGCTTGACTGGCATCCCCACAACGCAGCACACCTGGATgtgaacagagaggaaggaaaaccaCATGCCGGAGGCACACCGCACCACGCCACAGAGCTTCCCTAGCTGCCTCTGGCAGAAAGGCACCCAAACCTCTGCCACGAAGCGTCTTCCTAAGTCATGTGCAAATGCTGCAGCCCACAGATGAGAAGCAGGCTCAAGGCTGCTGCCTCAGCAGGATGGACCCTCCTGGGAACACAAGTAGAGAACAGCCTGAGGTCAGGGCACAAACTGTTCTCAGGCACCCACACACATACGCCAAGTGGAGTTTCCCTAGAGGAAATGTCACCAGCTACGCTGAAAACGACAGGTTTTCTTTGGTGTTAAACTCACGGAATCCCTCTGTAGGTCCCctaggaaaggcaggaaaacGGGGTGATAGAAACTAAAGGGGTCtcacagaagcagcagagcaCACTGCGTGGGAGGGCTGTTCTAGGCTCCTAGGAGGGGTACAGACAGCAAGAGAGGGGCGCTTCACCTGCCATACTCCTCCCGAATGACCTTCAGCACTCGCCGCACCATGTTGCCCACGGTCGTCTCAGATGGCTGGGCTGCTGTCATCCTCTGGCCCTCCGTCCGGATCAGGTCCATGAGCTCCCCTGAAAGAGGGGAGGGCCTTAGTTATCGCTGCCCAGAGCGAACCCACCCCACAACAGCCATACGGCCAGAGGCTGGCTCTGGTGCTAGTAATGTGACACAGAAGAACAAGTGCAGCAATGCGAGCAGAAAGCCACTCGCAGAGCAGTTGGTTCCACCAGGTTTTCTGCAGTATGGATCGCTTGGGTGCAACGCAGACTCAAAACTTACAGAAGACCATAAGTGGCAAGTTTAGCGACAGAGGCAACTGCCTGCCGCTGGGACGGTCGACGCCGGGACTGATGCCCCTGGGGAAAGTGGGCGGCTAGAGCGGGGGAGACCCGTGCAGCTCCTCACGCCACGACACCGACCGGTGAGCACAGCGGGCTTTAAAGGGTCGAGGTGCGGCAGGACAAGTACCGGGAACGCAGACCCACCGGCAGCTGCTAGCGAAGCTCCCAGCTCCCCCGGGCCGCAGCGTCAGCACTGCTCCGGGCCTGCCCCGGCCTCGCCGCCCCCTCCGCACCCGCCGGCCGCGACCGGGAAGCCGGGCCCTGCCGCAGCGCGGCCCGACGGCCTCCGGGCGCCCCCCACACTCCGCCgtcgggcccggccgccgccttGCTCCCGGGGCCAGGGGAGGTGCAGGCGCCCGGGAGAAGCGCTGCGTCCGCCCTCCGCCACacggggccctgcccgccgccgcccgcccctcaCCGGCCCGGCTCCATCGCCCGTGCGCGATGATCTTCCGCAGCAAC from Accipiter gentilis chromosome 22, bAccGen1.1, whole genome shotgun sequence encodes:
- the EIF2B2 gene encoding translation initiation factor eIF-2B subunit beta translates to MPGAAERGSELSEQIEAFVARLRGGGERPRSEDTARQTLSLLRKIIAHGRWSRAGELMDLIRTEGQRMTAAQPSETTVGNMVRRVLKVIREEYGRLHGRSEESDQQESLHKLLTSGGLSEDFSTPYPPLRANVIEAINELLIELEGTTDNIAMQALEHIHSNEVIMTIGYSRTVEAFLKEAARKRKFQVIVAECAPFCQGHEMAVRLSKENIETTVMSDAAIFAVMSRVNKVIIGTKTILANGALIAVSGTHTLALAAKHHSTPLIVCAPMFKLSPQFPNEEDSFHKFVSPQEVLPFTEGEILAKINVHCPVFDYVPPELITLFISNIGGNAPSYIYRLMSELYHPDDYEL